From the genome of Miscanthus floridulus cultivar M001 chromosome 10, ASM1932011v1, whole genome shotgun sequence, one region includes:
- the LOC136486657 gene encoding G-type lectin S-receptor-like serine/threonine-protein kinase At1g11330 isoform X1 encodes MDTSATRGLLSTLPLELPLEFLKEITNAFSDERKISDGAFGTVYKGVLQDGQVIAVKKLAQNTAVPAGKQFLKEATNLMVVDHENILKILSCCSEAKKKVVEHKGKYILVDTDECVLCYEYAPKGSLRGYLSDDANRSDWDTSFKIIKGICQGLHFLHQEMGAPIVHLDLHPANILLDDNMVPKIADFGLSRFFGNEQTRINTINVVGAKGYMAPEYLYSGEISPQCDIYSLGVLILEITTREKNCSNDKDMAARNFIIDIRETWDDGHIASKYSSLDADRLQQLKACIEIAFRCVDVAQKSRPPIVEVVDRLYGRRAG; translated from the exons ATGGACACCAGCGCTACCAGAGGTCTTCTTAGCACACTGCCACTGGAACTGCCACTGGAATTCTTGAAGGAGATTACCAATGCGTTCTCTGATGAGAGAAAAATTAGTGATGGTGCATTTGGAACAGTTTACAAG GGGGTTCTTCAAGATGGACAAGTCATTGCTGTGAAGAAGCTTGCACAAAACACTGCAGTGCCTGCTGGGAAACAATTTCTAAAGGAGGCTACAAATCTTATGGTCGTAGACCATGAAAATATACTGAAGATACTTAGCTGCTGCAGTGAAGCAAAGAAGAAAGTGGTAGAGCACAAAGGAAAATATATTCTTGTAGACACGGATGAATGTGTACTATGCTACGAATATGCACCCAAGGGAAGCCTTCGTGGCTATCTTTCTG ATGACGCGAACAGAAGTGATTGGGACACAAGCTTCAAAATAATTAAGGGCATTTGCCAGGGTCTACATTTCCTGCATCAAGAAATGGGTGCTCCTATTGTGCACTTGGATCTTCATCCTGCAAACATTTTGTTGGATGATAACATGGTGCCAAAAATTGCAGACTTCGGTCTCTCAAGATTCTTTGGTAACGAACAAACCCGAATAAACACTATAAATGTTGTGGGTGCAAA AGGGTACATGGCTCCAGAGTATTTATACAGTGGTGAAATTTCTCCCCAGTGTGACATATATAGTTTAGGAGTACTGATCTTAGAGATTACCACAAGGGAGAAGAACTGTTCTAATGACAAAGACATGGCTGCAAGGAACTTTATTATTGAT ATACGTGAAACATGGGATGATGGGCACATAGCATCCAAATACTCATCACTAGATGCAGATCGTCTTCAGCAACTGAAAGCGTGCATTGAGATTGCATTTAGATGTGTGGATGTCGCTCAGAAGAGTAGACCTCCTATAGTTGAAGTTGTTGACAGGCTTTATGGAAGACGTGCAGGCTAG
- the LOC136486657 gene encoding cysteine-rich receptor-like protein kinase 25 isoform X2 — protein MDTSATRGLLSTLPLELPLEFLKEITNAFSDERKISDGAFGTVYKGVLQDGQVIAVKKLAQNTAVPAGKQFLKEATNLMVVDHENILKILSCCSEAKKKVVEHKGKYILVDTDECVLCYEYAPKGSLRGYLSDDANRSDWDTSFKIIKGICQGLHFLHQEMGAPIVHLDLHPANILLDDNMVPKIADFGLSRFFGNEQTRINTINVVGAKGYMAPEYLYSGEISPQCDIYSLGVLILEITTREKNCSNDKDMAARNFIIDLASDSNSADT, from the exons ATGGACACCAGCGCTACCAGAGGTCTTCTTAGCACACTGCCACTGGAACTGCCACTGGAATTCTTGAAGGAGATTACCAATGCGTTCTCTGATGAGAGAAAAATTAGTGATGGTGCATTTGGAACAGTTTACAAG GGGGTTCTTCAAGATGGACAAGTCATTGCTGTGAAGAAGCTTGCACAAAACACTGCAGTGCCTGCTGGGAAACAATTTCTAAAGGAGGCTACAAATCTTATGGTCGTAGACCATGAAAATATACTGAAGATACTTAGCTGCTGCAGTGAAGCAAAGAAGAAAGTGGTAGAGCACAAAGGAAAATATATTCTTGTAGACACGGATGAATGTGTACTATGCTACGAATATGCACCCAAGGGAAGCCTTCGTGGCTATCTTTCTG ATGACGCGAACAGAAGTGATTGGGACACAAGCTTCAAAATAATTAAGGGCATTTGCCAGGGTCTACATTTCCTGCATCAAGAAATGGGTGCTCCTATTGTGCACTTGGATCTTCATCCTGCAAACATTTTGTTGGATGATAACATGGTGCCAAAAATTGCAGACTTCGGTCTCTCAAGATTCTTTGGTAACGAACAAACCCGAATAAACACTATAAATGTTGTGGGTGCAAA AGGGTACATGGCTCCAGAGTATTTATACAGTGGTGAAATTTCTCCCCAGTGTGACATATATAGTTTAGGAGTACTGATCTTAGAGATTACCACAAGGGAGAAGAACTGTTCTAATGACAAAGACATGGCTGCAAGGAACTTTATTATTGAT TTAGCTTCTGATTCAAATTCTGCAGATACGTGA